The sequence TCAACGCCATGAAGGTGCTCAACTGGCTGTTCATGGGCATGCTCACTCCGCCATTGCAGCCTTGCCGGCATCCCGATCGCCGCGGCCGGTCCTCCTGACAGGGGAGGCGCCGGCAAGGTCCTGTTTCCTCAGGCCTTTGTCGACAGACACTCGAGAATACGCCGAGCTTTCAAAATCCGACGCGGTAAACAAACAGTAAATATCGTTTCGCATCCGAGTCGTCCACGTCAGCCACTGTAAATGGCCGGTTTCTCTTGAACTGTGGTTAATCCGGATGTGGGGCGGCGATATGACTTTGAAAGGTCCTATTCACGCCCGGGACTCCCATTCGGCCCGATTTCCTCTAGGATCGCATGTGTCGCGGGTACTGCGCGTCTCGCGTGCGGCGGCGCGCCGGGGCCTGACGGGCCCAAGGGTCGGGTCAGCGTAAATCAGATCAGCGTGAAGGAGAGGCATCGTGACGAAAAGCGGCAAGACAGGCTTTGAAATTCCCGAGCAGATGCGCGATTTCGCCGACCAGAGCGTCGATCAGGCCCGCAAGGCCTTCGACGAATACATGTCGGCGACGCGCAAGGCCGTGGGCAGCGCGGAAGAAACCGCCCAGACGGTGAAGGCCAGCGCCAATGATATGGGCCGCACCGCGCTTGAATACACCGAGGAACATGTCTCGGCCGCCTTCGATCTTGCCCAGAAGATGGTCCGGGCCAAGGATCCGCAGGAAATGATGCAGCTGCAGAGCGAGTATCTGAAGAAGCAGATGGAAGCCTTGGGCGAGCAGGTGCGCGAACTCGGCGACAAGGCCACCCGGACCGCGCAGGACATGGCCCGCAAGACCAGGGACTGATCTCTCCTCGGCACGCTGCCGTTTTGGCGGCGGAAACGGCGGGTTTCGCGGCCCGGTTTCCCAGGGAGCGGCGGGACTGCCATGCACATGGGCATTGTGCGTTGCAATATTTATGTTGCAATGCACAATGCACTTTGCTATATGGAGGTCTGTAGATGGCGACCAGCGCATCTGGCGTTCCGGTCGCAGGCTTTCCCCGTAAGGCAGCCCGCCCAAGGGCCAGGGATCTGCCAAAGGAGCATACCATGACCGAGACCAAGACCGCTTCCGCTGCGCCGAAGGCGCCGCGTGCCAAGACCGCCAAGGCCGCTGACGCGACCGTTTCCGCTTTCCCGAACTTCGAGGCTTTCACCATGCCGAAGATGGAAATTCCCGCCGTGACCCGCGAGATGGCCGAGAAGAGCATCGAGCAGGCCCGTGAGGCCTATGCCAAGCTCAAGACCGCTGCCGAGGACGCGACCGACCTCATCGAGGACGGTTTCGAGACCACCCGCCGCAGCGTGCTCGACTTCAACCACAAGGCTGTCGACGCGGCCCGCGCCAACACCGACGCCACGTTCCAGTTCGTCAAGGACCTGTTCGAGGTCAAGACCCTGGCCGAGGTGATCGAGCTGCAGACCTCCTTCGCCCGCGCCCAGTTCGATGCGTTCGGCGCCCAGGCCAAGGACATGCAGGAGCTGTCCACCAAGCTGGCCGGCGAGATGAACGACACGTTCAAGGGGGCCGTCGAGAAGGCGTCCAAGGACTTCAAGGCGGCCTGATCCGCCTCCGGTCGATGACCGGAACAGACATCGAGCCCGGGCCGCAAGGCCCGGGCTCTTTGCGTCGCGACAGGGCGTTTGCCCGGTGCGATGCCAGCTTGTGGACGAGCAGTCGGAAAGGCGGTTTGCACCTCTTGCAATCACCGTCGTTTCAAACTAGGTTCCGCCACCGAATTGACGTGCAGACGTAGCTCAGTTGGTTAGAGCGTCGGATTGTGGCTCCGAAGGTCGTTGGTTCAACTCCAACCGTCTGTACCATTCGCCTCCCTCCCCACATTGCTCATTCTCCTTATGCGTGACAGGCCGGCTTGTTGCCGCCTTTCGTGACGTTGCGCACGGCCGCGCCCGACTTTCCTTGCCTCCATCCTGCATCTTGAGGCACCCTGCCATAGGGGGCCGCCGGAACAATTGGACACGCAGGCGGGTTGGGGGAGATGGCAGAGGACACCGGACGGACCGGTCATGCCGGCGATTCAACCGCCTATCGGATGCGTCGGCTGCTCGAGACCTATTACGACTTGACGCTGCAGATCAGCGAGCGTCTCCACGTGCACGACATGTCCGATGTCCTGATGCTGGTGCTGGTTGCGATCGCCGATCTGCGCGGCGCGCCGATGGATGCCGAACTCCTCGCCGAAAAACTCGACTCCTCGCGCTCCACCATCGAGCGCCGCCTCAAGCCCTATCTGGATGACGGCCGGATCGCCAAGGAACGGCGGGGCAAGTCAGTGGTTTACCTATGGTCGGCCGAGGCCGGACAGCGCGAGGAAGCGCCGCCGGACATGAGCGTCGAGATGGTCCGGGCTGTCATGGCGATGGTTTTTGACATTGCCAACGATTGAGCTGACGCAAGGTACAGGCGGGTTAAAATTGTGGATAATCTGCATGACTGCGAAAATTACCCAGTGGATTGCCTGCCGCGCCCGCGACTTGGCGCTTGAGCTGCCGGGAATCGCCCCCGGAAACAGGCCTATTTCGTCAAAATGACGAATGACGACCCTCGGGAGGACCTTCATGGCACATTCAGATGATGAACTCCCGACTCAGGCGCACCGGATTCTGCGCCTCTATGAGATGTTTTTCAGCCTCATGTTCCGCTTCATGGAAGAGTATGAAGTAAACGACCTTGGAAATCTGATGATTATTACGACGATTTCCATCGCTAATGCGAACAGGATCGAGGCGGATATTGAAACTATCTCTGAGGAAACGGACATTCCGTACTCAACAGTACGTAGAAAAATCGAAAAAATGTGTGCTGATGGCATCCTTGAGATGCGAAAAGAAAATCAGAAGCTTGTTTTTTCTATCTCAGACCAGATGAACTTTGCTCACCCGGGTCAGAATAAAGAAGAAATAAGAAGAAAATTCCAGAAAGATGTAATTGATATTGTTGTTAAGTCTATAAACGCAATAATACTTGAGAATAAGAAGTAAAATTCAGAATGAAAAATTCATTTAATTGACCTGTTAAGGTATCGTTAACTATACAATACACATACTCGATGACAGGTTCATCGAGTGACAGAGCCGGGGGGCGGGAACGCTCGGAACGCTCGCCACGGCGATGTGAGTCGCTACCGGAAAAACAGGATGTCGACAGCTGCCGGCGCTCGAAAGGGGCATCGGCGGAACAGGGAACCTGCGTGTGCGCACCAGGTGACCGAAGAGAAGAAAGCGGGGCTGAACATGGCTTGGACTCAGGAACGCGAAGATCTGCTCAGGAAGCTGTGGCTGCAGGGGCTCAGCGCCAGCCAGATCGCCTATGTGATGGCGGGCATCACTCGCAATGCAGTGATCGGCAAGGCCCATCGCATGGGGCTTCCCAAGCGTTCGCCGGCTACCAGCCATCGTCCGAAGCCCCGGGTCCAGCGCGGCAAGCCCTCGCTCGCCCTGGTCGGCGCCAAGCCGGCTCCGCGTGAAAGCATCATCGAGAAGCAGTTCCAGCGCAGCCTCGGCCTCAGCTTCGAAAGCGGATTCCAGGCGGAGCAGGGCGATCGCGTCACGCTGATGACGCTGACCAGCCGCACCTGCAAGTGGCCGATCGGCGATCCGGCGGATGCCGACTTCCACTTCTGCAGCCATGAGGCGGAGAACGGCCGCTCCTATTGCGAGTTCCACCACGGTCTTGCCTATCAGGGTGTCCGTCGCCGTCGTCAGGCGTCCGAGCGCACCGTAGCTGCCGTCCAGGCGATGCCGCTTCGAGCGATCGCGGTCTGACTGCTACGGGTCAGGGTTCGACGCGGGGGCCTTCCCCCTCCCAGGCCACTCGCGTTTGACCCCGGGGCGAGGCCGGTAACGGCCTCGCCCCCTTTTGTTTGAAGGCGCTGCGAGGCCGGCAACGGCCTCGCTCTTTTTGTTTTATGGGGCTGCGAGGCTGAAACTCGTGGTTCGCCGCTCTTGCCGCATTTGCCAGCCGGCTTGATCCTGCTCATTGTCGCTGGGGCGCATTCGCGCAAACTGGCAGCGAAAACGACAGGACCCGCCGGCATCGATGGCCGGCACGACGGGAGCACGCCGCATGACCCTCCATCCCGGTTTGAAGAAGATTCGCCTCAACCTCGCTCGCACCCACGACTTTCCCAGCGGGTCGGCGCGCCACGGCTACGAGTTCGTCGCCCCGCTGGGGGAGGACGGGCATATCGATGCGGCGCAGTGGAAGGCGCATCGCGAGGCCTGCCGCGTGCGCCGGTTCTGGGCGGACGAGGAGGAGGACATCGGTCACCTCCTGCACCGGCCGGGCGGCTCCTGGGCCTTCCGCTACGATATCGGCGGCGACGAGGACGACGAGGCCGGTTATCGCTTCGCCGCCCATGCCTTCGTGCCGGGCGAATATGTTTCCATCCGCGACGAGGACGGCGACCTTCACACGTTTCAGGTGGTGACCGTCCAGGACGTGTGAGCCTTCCCTTCGGCGGAAGACTCATTCCGTTTCGGAATAGGGTGCCGACACTCGTGCCTTTGCGCGCGGGACTGCCGGCGGGTATACCGTGAGGTATACAACACTTGGATCGGGATGGAGTCACATGCACGGGAACGAGGCGCGCCGGGTCGCTGGTACGGGCGGATTTTTGCTGGTCAAGGCGCTGGAGCAGTTGGGCGCCGGCCGCGTCTTCTGCGTGCCGGGCGAGAGCTATCTGCCGGTGCTGGATGCGCTGCATGATGCGGCTATCCCCGTGACGGTCTGCCGCCAGGAAGGCGGCGCGGCGATGATGGCCGAGGCCTGGGGCAAGCTGACCGGCCGGCCCGGCATCTGCATGGTCACCCGCGGCCCCGGTGCCACCAACGCCGCCGCCGGCCTGCATGTCGCCCAGCAGGATTCCACGCCGATGATCCTCTTCGTCGGCCAGATCGAGACCGGCATGCGCGGCCGCGACGCCTTCCAGGAGGTCGACTACCGCCAGATGTTCGGCGGCATCGCCAAGTGGGTCGCCGAGATCGAGGACCCTGCCCGCATCCCGGAGATGCTCTCGCGCGCCTATCACGTTGCGACCTCCGGCCGCCCCGGCCCGGTGGTTCTCGCCCTGCCGGAGGACACGCTGGCGCGCACCGCCGAGGTGATGGAGCTGCCGCCCTTCCGCCCGGTCGAGACCCATCCCTCGCTGGCCCAGATGGCCGAGCTGCAAAAGCGCCTGTGGGCGGCCCGCCGGCCGCTCGCCATTCTCGGCGGCAGCCGTTGGAACGACGCCGCACGCGCGGCCTTCGCCCGTTTTGCCGAGCGCTTCCGCCTGCCGGTCGCCTGCTCCTTCCGCCGGCAGATGTTGTTCGACAACCTGCATCCCAACTATGCCGGCGATGTCGGCATCGGCATCAACCCGGCGCTGGCTGAGCGGGTGAAGGAGGCGGACCTGCTGCTTCTCGTCGGCGGCCGCATGTCGGAGATGCCGAGCCAGTCCTACGAGTTGCTCGACATTCCCTCGCCGCGCCAGGCGCTGGTGCATGTGCATGCCGGCGCCGAGGAGCTCGGCCGCGTCTATCTTCCCGATCTGGCGATCCATGCGACCCCGATCGGCTTCTGCGCCGCGCTGGAGGGCTTGCAGCCGCCGAACGAGATCTCCTGGTCGGGCAGCGCCGACGAGGCGCACAAGTCCTATCTTGCCTGGTCGGGTGCCCGCCCGCAGGTGCCGGGCGCCCTGCAGATGGCACAGGTGATGGACTGGCTGGAGGAAAACCTGCCGGAAGACGCGGTGCTGACCAACGGCGCCGGCAACTACGCCACCTGGGTGCACCGCTTCCACCGCTTCCGCCGCAACAATACGCAGCTCGCCCCGACCAGCGGCTCGATGGGCTACGGCCTTCCCGCCGCCGTTGCCGCGGGGCTGCATTCGCCCGGTCGCCGCGTCGTCTGCTTTGCCGGCGACGGCTGCCTGCAGATGACCATGCAGGAGTTCGGCACAGCGGTGCAGGACGGGTCGGCGATCATCGTCGTCGTCGTCGATAACGGCATGTACGGCACCATCCGCATGCATCAGGAGCGGGAGTTCCCGGGCCGCGTCTCGGCGACCACCCTGGTCAATCCCGACTTCGCGGCGCTGGCCCGCGCCTATGGCGCCCATGCGGAGACCGTGCTGACGGCGGACGAGTTCGGCCCGGCCTTCGAGCGTGCGGCCGCTTCCGGCGGGCCGGCGCTGCTGCATCTCAAGCTCGATCCGGAGGCGATCACCCCGGTGCGCACGCTGAGCCAGATCCGCGCCGGCTGAGCAAGTGCGGAGCCCGTCTCAGGCGGGCTCCACGCTTGTGCCTTCGGCGGGGGCGATCGGCAGCGTCACCTTGGCGATGGCGTCGTCGTCGACCGATGACTTCACGGTGAAGCCGAGCGCGGTGCACATCGCCAGCATGGTGGTGTTTTCCTTCAGGACCTCGCCGGTGATCGTCTCGATGCCGTCCGAGCGCGCATAGTCGATGATCAGCTGCATCAGGGCCCAGCCGAGGCCGCGCCCCTTCAGGTCCGACTGGACGATGATCGCGTATTCGCCCGTGCGGTGGTCCGGGTCGGCATGCAGGCGCACCACGCCGAGGATCTCGTCCGTGCCCGGCGTCAGCGCGGCAAAAGCCATGGCGCGCGAATAGTCCAGCTGCACCAGCCGCTGCATGAAGGCGTGGTTGAACTCCTTGACCGGCGCGAAGAAGCGCAGCCGCAGGTCGTGCGGCGACACTTTCTCGAAGAAGCGGCGATAGCGCTCCTCGTCCTCCGGCCGCACCGGGCGGATGTCGACGGTGCTGCCGTCCTTGAGCTGCAGCTGCTTTTCCCATTCCTTCGGATAGGGCGCGATGGCGAGCCGCGAGGTCGGGTGGCGCCCGCGATGCACTTCCGGCTCGCACAGGGCGATGCGCGCGTCCAGCGCGGTGACGCCGCCGGCATCGGCGACCAGCGGGTTGAGGTCGAGTTCGCGGACCTCCGGCAGGTCGACGGCGATCTGCGCGACCTTGACGAGGGTCAGCGCGATGGCGTCGAGATCGGCGGCCGGGCGGTTGCGGAAGCCGGCGAGCAGCCGGCTGACCCGCGTCTGGCGGATCAGCGCCTGTGCCAGGTTGAGATCGAGCGGGGGCAGGGCGAATGCGACGTCGCCCATCACCTCGACGCCGGTGCCGCCATGGCCGAACAGCAGGACCGGCCCGAAGCCCGGATCGTCGGCAAGGCCGATGAAGATCTCCGTTCCGCTCGCCGAGCGCACCATCGGCTGCAGCAGGATGCCGGTGATCTCGGCCGCCGGATGCGCCGCGCCGATCCGCTCCAGCAGGGTGGCGGCGGCGATCCGCACCGCCTCGGGCGAGGCAAGGTCGAGCACCACGCCGCCCACATCCGACTTGAAGGGGAGCTGCGGCGAGACGAGTTTCAGCGCCAGCCGTTCGGCCTGCATCAGCATGCCGCGTGCCAGTACCTCGGCCTCGTCCGGCGTTGCCGCCAGCTGCCACGGTGCCTGCTTGATGCCGTAGCACGCGAGCAGCGAGGCAATCTCGTCCGGGCGCAGCCAGGTTCGCCCGCTGTCGAGCACCTGTCGCACCAGCCGCTGCGCCGTCTTGCTGTCGGTGGTGAAGCCGGCCGGCAGGCTGGGCGGCGCCGCCATCAGCATCTCGCGGGCATCGGCGTAGCGCACCAGGTGCATGAACGAGCGCACCGCTTCCGAGGCGCTGGCGTGGCAGGGAATGCGCGCGGCATCCAGCGGCTGGCGCGGCAGCGGCGCCCCGGCGGCCAGCGCCACCAGCAGCGGCTTGCGCCGGCCGTAGCCCGATTGCGTCTCGCCATGCGCCTTCGCCAGCTCGCCGGCGATCTCCTCCAGGTCCACGAAGGCGGACGGCGCGGCAACCGCCAGCACCGCATCGACGTTGCGGTCGCCGAGCAGCGTCTTCGCGGCCTCGCCATAGCGGGCAGGCGGCGAGGTCTCGTGCAGGATCAGCGGGTTGGCCCGCGTCTGTCCTTCCCGGCGCAGCGGTTCCAGCTGCGTTGCGGTGGCCGCCTCCAGTTCGGCGAGCTGCCCGCCCTGGCGCTCCAGCTGGTCGGCGGCAAGCGTCGCCAGGCTGCCGCCGGTCGCCAGGATGGCAAGGCGGCGCCCGGCCACCGGCTTCACCCGGCTCACCGTTTCCACCGCCTCGAACATCTCGTCGATATCGCCGACGCGCAGCACGCCGGCGCGCGCCAGCGCCGCATCGTAGACCGCGTCCTGCACGGCGATCCGTCCGGCATGGGTGACGCGCTCGCCGATCCGCTCGCGGCTGGCACCCGAGCGCAGCACCACGACCGGCTTGGAGCGGGCGGCGACGCGGGCCGCCGACAGGAACTTGCGCGGATTGGCGATGGTTTCCAGATGCACCAGGATCGCCCGGGTGCGGTAGTCGAGAGCGAACCAGTCGAGCAGGTCCGACACGTCGACATCCGTGCGCTGGCCGAGCGAGGCAATGGCGGAAAACCCGATGCCGTTGGCCTTTGCCCAGGACAGTGTCGCATTCACCACCGTGCCCGAGCGGGCGATGAAGGCAAGGTCGCCCTTGTCGGCCCCGCACACGCCCATATGGGCGGCCAGCCCCGACGCCGGCGCGGCGATGCCCAGGCTTCCGGGGCCGAGCAGGCGCAGGGTGTGGGGGCGGGCGGCCTGCAGCGTCGCTGTGACGGTGGCCTCGTCCCATCGGTCGTAGCCGGGCGACAGGGCGGCGACGGCGCGGGTGCCGGCGGCCCCCAGCGCCGCGACCACGGCCGGCGCGTCCTCGGGACTGCCGAGATAGAGTGCAAGGTCGGGGGCGGAGGTCAGCTCGGCGATGGCGCGGGCGGCGGACAGTCCGCCGCGGGCGCCGTCCGCCGGACAGGCGATGGTCGTCACATCGCCGGCGAAGCTGCCGCCCGCAAGGCGCGACAGCAGAAGTTCGAGCACCTGCCCGCCGAAACGGTTTGGCCCGACCACGGCCAGCGAGGCCGGGCGGAAGAGCGCTTCGAGATTGCGGATCGTCATCGGCAATCACCCCGGGTTCGTGGGCGGCGCATGCGGCCGCAACAAGCCGCGGCGCGGCGGTTCCTGCCGGAGAGTGTGGTGCGTGAGGGCGGATGTCAAAGGCGGGGATGTCGAAGGCGCCGCCACTTCCCCCGATGTGGCGGCGCCTCGCTCCCGGGCATCAGGGCCGAAGGCCGCGCCCGAAAGCACCTCGTTGCGGGCAGAAACGCTCTGCCCGGCGGATCAATGCGCCATCAGCACCGGCACGGTCATCGAGGCGAGGATCTCGCGCGTTGCGCCGCCGAACAGGAACTCGCGCATGCGCGAATGGCCGTAGCCGCCCATCGCGATCATGTCGACGCCGTGGTCGGAGACGTAGTTGAGGATCGCATCGGCGACGCCCGAGCCGGGCCGCGGCACCACGTCGACGGTGACCGACAGGCCGTGCCGGGCGAGATAGGTGGCGATGTCGGAGCCGGGCTCGCCCTCGGTGATCCGGCGGCCGGTCTCCACGATCATGACGGTGACCTTCTTGGCCATCTGCAGCATCGGCATCGCCGCATGCACGGCGCGGCTTGCCGTCGGGCTGCCGTCCCACGCGACCATGACATTCTTCATCTGCAGGCCGCCGCCGATATAGGGCACGACCAGCACCGGCACGCCGGCCTCGAACAGCACAGTCTCGATCAGCAGCTCGCGCATCGGCTCCGGCGCATCCGGATTGTCCTGGCCGATGACCACCAGGTCGGTCAGCCGGCAATGGCTAAGCACCGCCTCGGCGGAACCGCCGGTGATGACCTCGGCGGTGCGGATCTCGGCGCCGACGCCTGCCTTGCGGGCCATTTCGGCGAAGGTCTCGCCGGCGCTCTTGGCCGCCTTCAGCGCCTGGCCGCGGGCGATCTCGATATAATCCGCCGGCATCGGGCCGGCGATGAAACCGGGCACGACGGGCTCGAAGGCGACCGTCAGGCCGGTCGCATGTGCGCCGGTGCGGGTTGCCAGGTCGAGCGCCATCTGCGCCGCATGCTGTTTGCCGGCCAGGTCGACCAGCGTGAGAATGTCCTTGATAGCCATGGATCGCGTCCCTCCATCTCACACCGTGCCGTTGCAGCCGGAAAGGCTGCCGCGGGGGTTGTGCCGAAATTAGGACGTCCGCTCCCCCCGATCCTTGACCGGGATCAATCTTCGGGTGTGGAACGGACATGCGCGCGTGTCCCGGGATGGGCGCGCGGTTACGCATCGTTGCACAGGATGGATCAGATTTAAATCGGGACTGATTTTAGCCCGTCAGTATTTCATCCGATGTTTTTTGCCTGCGTAAGAACAATCGGAACCCGCGGCATGAGATGTGCGGCGGTATCCCGAAAAATGACAAGCGATACGGAGGCAATTATGCGCAAATACTTCATGGGTGCAGCCCTCGCGACGGCCCTGGCCACTGCCGGCACCGCGAATGCGGCAAATATCGTAGAGACGGCCCAGGAAGCCGGAACCTTCAACACGCTGATCGCGGCCGCTCAGGCTGCCGGTCTGGTCGAGGCCCTGTCGGCCCCCGGCCCGATCACCGTCTTCGCGCCGACCGACGAGGCCTTCGCCGCGCTTCCCGCGGGCACGGTCGAGAATCTCCTGAAGCCGGAGAACAAGGGCCAGCTGGCCGCGCTCCTGAGCTACCACGTGGTCGGCCAGGAGATCACCTCGGATCAGATCCCGGCCGCCACGACCGAGGTCGAGACGCTCAAGGGCGAGGGCGACCGCACGATCACCGTGGTGAAGAGCGACAGCGGCGTGACCGTCGACGGGGCCAATGTGGTCACCGCCGACATCAAGGCCGACAACGGCGTCATCCATGTCATCGACAAGGTGATCATGCCGTCCGAGTGACCTTGCCGAAAGCACTGCATGGAAAGGCCGGCGTTCGCGCCGGCCTTTTCGTTCGGTGGCCCGTGGCGGGCACCGCGTTCGCCTACTGGTCGCGCAGTGCCTCGCGGGCGATGATCAGCCGCTGGATCTCCGAGGTGCCCTCGTAGATCGTGGTGATGCGGGCATCGCGCGCCAGCCGCTCCAGCGGATATTCGCGGATATAGCCGGCCCCGCCATGCAGCTGCAGCGCCGCATAGGTGGCGCGCTGGGCGGCTTCCGAGGCGAAGAGCTTGGCCATCGAGGCCTCGCGGGCGAAGGGCTTGCCCTCGTCCTTCAGCGCCGCGGCCTGCAGGATCAGCAGCCGTGCCGCCTCCAGCTCGGTCTCCCGGTCGGCGATCATCCATTGCACGCCCTGCATGTCGGAGATCGCCTTGCCGAACTGCCGGCGCTCCTTCACATAGGCCTTGGCCCGCTCCATCGCCGCACGGGCGATGCCCAGCGACAGGGCGGCGATGCCGATGCGCCCGCCGGCCAGTTCGCCGACGGCGATGCGGAACCCGTCGTTCTCGCGGCCGAGCAGCGCGCTTGCCGGCACGCGGCAATTCTCGAAATGCACCTCGTTGGTCGCCGAGCCGGTCTGGCCCATCTTCTTCTCGGCCTTGCCGATGACGAGGCCCGGCGTGCCCGCTTCCACCAGGAAGCAGCTGATGCCCTTGCCCTTCGGGGCTTCCTTGTCGGTGACGGCCCACACCACGAAGACGCCGGCATATTCGGCCGAGGTGATGTAGAGCTTGGAGCCGTTCAGAATATAGTCGTCGCCCTCACGTTCGGCGCGTGTGCGCATCGAGGCCGGGTCGGAGCCCGCGCCCGTTTCCGTCAGGCAGAAGGCGCCGGCGGCATAGGTGCCGTCGGTCAGCAGCGGCAGGTAGCGCGCGCGCTGCTCGTCATTGCCCACCGCCTGGATGACCTCGGCCACCATGTTGGAGACCGAGACGGTGACGCCGGTGGAGGCGCAGGCCCTGCCGATCTCCTCCACCGCGATGGCGAAGGCGACGCTGCCCGCGCCCGTGCCGCCATGGTCGGGCGAGATGTTGAGGCCCATGAAGCCGTTTTCGGCAAGCAGCTTCAGATTGGCGAGAAAGGCCTCCCGGCCGCCGCCCTGGTCCAGTTCCTCGGCCAGCGGGGCGATCCTGTCTTCGGCGAGCTTT comes from Stappia sp. 28M-7 and encodes:
- a CDS encoding phasin encodes the protein MTKSGKTGFEIPEQMRDFADQSVDQARKAFDEYMSATRKAVGSAEETAQTVKASANDMGRTALEYTEEHVSAAFDLAQKMVRAKDPQEMMQLQSEYLKKQMEALGEQVRELGDKATRTAQDMARKTRD
- a CDS encoding phasin, yielding MTETKTASAAPKAPRAKTAKAADATVSAFPNFEAFTMPKMEIPAVTREMAEKSIEQAREAYAKLKTAAEDATDLIEDGFETTRRSVLDFNHKAVDAARANTDATFQFVKDLFEVKTLAEVIELQTSFARAQFDAFGAQAKDMQELSTKLAGEMNDTFKGAVEKASKDFKAA
- a CDS encoding GcrA family cell cycle regulator, with the protein product MAWTQEREDLLRKLWLQGLSASQIAYVMAGITRNAVIGKAHRMGLPKRSPATSHRPKPRVQRGKPSLALVGAKPAPRESIIEKQFQRSLGLSFESGFQAEQGDRVTLMTLTSRTCKWPIGDPADADFHFCSHEAENGRSYCEFHHGLAYQGVRRRRQASERTVAAVQAMPLRAIAV
- a CDS encoding thiamine pyrophosphate-binding protein, which produces MHGNEARRVAGTGGFLLVKALEQLGAGRVFCVPGESYLPVLDALHDAAIPVTVCRQEGGAAMMAEAWGKLTGRPGICMVTRGPGATNAAAGLHVAQQDSTPMILFVGQIETGMRGRDAFQEVDYRQMFGGIAKWVAEIEDPARIPEMLSRAYHVATSGRPGPVVLALPEDTLARTAEVMELPPFRPVETHPSLAQMAELQKRLWAARRPLAILGGSRWNDAARAAFARFAERFRLPVACSFRRQMLFDNLHPNYAGDVGIGINPALAERVKEADLLLLVGGRMSEMPSQSYELLDIPSPRQALVHVHAGAEELGRVYLPDLAIHATPIGFCAALEGLQPPNEISWSGSADEAHKSYLAWSGARPQVPGALQMAQVMDWLEENLPEDAVLTNGAGNYATWVHRFHRFRRNNTQLAPTSGSMGYGLPAAVAAGLHSPGRRVVCFAGDGCLQMTMQEFGTAVQDGSAIIVVVVDNGMYGTIRMHQEREFPGRVSATTLVNPDFAALARAYGAHAETVLTADEFGPAFERAAASGGPALLHLKLDPEAITPVRTLSQIRAG
- a CDS encoding bifunctional acetate--CoA ligase family protein/GNAT family N-acetyltransferase, coding for MTIRNLEALFRPASLAVVGPNRFGGQVLELLLSRLAGGSFAGDVTTIACPADGARGGLSAARAIAELTSAPDLALYLGSPEDAPAVVAALGAAGTRAVAALSPGYDRWDEATVTATLQAARPHTLRLLGPGSLGIAAPASGLAAHMGVCGADKGDLAFIARSGTVVNATLSWAKANGIGFSAIASLGQRTDVDVSDLLDWFALDYRTRAILVHLETIANPRKFLSAARVAARSKPVVVLRSGASRERIGERVTHAGRIAVQDAVYDAALARAGVLRVGDIDEMFEAVETVSRVKPVAGRRLAILATGGSLATLAADQLERQGGQLAELEAATATQLEPLRREGQTRANPLILHETSPPARYGEAAKTLLGDRNVDAVLAVAAPSAFVDLEEIAGELAKAHGETQSGYGRRKPLLVALAAGAPLPRQPLDAARIPCHASASEAVRSFMHLVRYADAREMLMAAPPSLPAGFTTDSKTAQRLVRQVLDSGRTWLRPDEIASLLACYGIKQAPWQLAATPDEAEVLARGMLMQAERLALKLVSPQLPFKSDVGGVVLDLASPEAVRIAAATLLERIGAAHPAAEITGILLQPMVRSASGTEIFIGLADDPGFGPVLLFGHGGTGVEVMGDVAFALPPLDLNLAQALIRQTRVSRLLAGFRNRPAADLDAIALTLVKVAQIAVDLPEVRELDLNPLVADAGGVTALDARIALCEPEVHRGRHPTSRLAIAPYPKEWEKQLQLKDGSTVDIRPVRPEDEERYRRFFEKVSPHDLRLRFFAPVKEFNHAFMQRLVQLDYSRAMAFAALTPGTDEILGVVRLHADPDHRTGEYAIIVQSDLKGRGLGWALMQLIIDYARSDGIETITGEVLKENTTMLAMCTALGFTVKSSVDDDAIAKVTLPIAPAEGTSVEPA
- a CDS encoding universal stress protein: MAIKDILTLVDLAGKQHAAQMALDLATRTGAHATGLTVAFEPVVPGFIAGPMPADYIEIARGQALKAAKSAGETFAEMARKAGVGAEIRTAEVITGGSAEAVLSHCRLTDLVVIGQDNPDAPEPMRELLIETVLFEAGVPVLVVPYIGGGLQMKNVMVAWDGSPTASRAVHAAMPMLQMAKKVTVMIVETGRRITEGEPGSDIATYLARHGLSVTVDVVPRPGSGVADAILNYVSDHGVDMIAMGGYGHSRMREFLFGGATREILASMTVPVLMAH
- a CDS encoding fasciclin domain-containing protein, producing the protein MRKYFMGAALATALATAGTANAANIVETAQEAGTFNTLIAAAQAAGLVEALSAPGPITVFAPTDEAFAALPAGTVENLLKPENKGQLAALLSYHVVGQEITSDQIPAATTEVETLKGEGDRTITVVKSDSGVTVDGANVVTADIKADNGVIHVIDKVIMPSE
- a CDS encoding acyl-CoA dehydrogenase family protein, with product MQFSLSEEEYLIQDTARKLAEDRIAPLAEELDQGGGREAFLANLKLLAENGFMGLNISPDHGGTGAGSVAFAIAVEEIGRACASTGVTVSVSNMVAEVIQAVGNDEQRARYLPLLTDGTYAAGAFCLTETGAGSDPASMRTRAEREGDDYILNGSKLYITSAEYAGVFVVWAVTDKEAPKGKGISCFLVEAGTPGLVIGKAEKKMGQTGSATNEVHFENCRVPASALLGRENDGFRIAVGELAGGRIGIAALSLGIARAAMERAKAYVKERRQFGKAISDMQGVQWMIADRETELEAARLLILQAAALKDEGKPFAREASMAKLFASEAAQRATYAALQLHGGAGYIREYPLERLARDARITTIYEGTSEIQRLIIAREALRDQ